A genome region from Pseudomonas sp. N3-W includes the following:
- the aroQ gene encoding type II 3-dehydroquinate dehydratase: MATLLVLHGPNLNLLGTREPGVYGATTLAQINQDLERRAREAGHHLLYLQSNAEYELIDRIHAARGEGVDFILINPAAFTHTSVALRDALLAVSIPFIEVHLSNVHKREPFRHHSYFSDVAVGVICGLGASGYRLALEAALEQLEIQATA, from the coding sequence ATGGCAACGCTACTGGTGCTGCACGGACCCAACCTGAACCTGCTCGGCACCCGCGAACCGGGCGTCTACGGGGCAACCACCCTGGCGCAGATCAACCAGGACCTGGAACGCCGTGCGCGTGAAGCCGGTCATCATCTGCTCTACCTGCAGAGCAACGCCGAGTACGAATTGATCGACCGCATCCATGCCGCTCGCGGCGAAGGTGTGGACTTCATTCTGATCAATCCAGCAGCTTTTACACACACAAGTGTCGCATTACGTGACGCGCTGCTGGCGGTGAGCATCCCATTCATCGAAGTGCATTTGTCTAACGTGCACAAACGCGAACCTTTCCGCCATCACTCTTACTTCTCCGATGTAGCGGTGGGAGTGATCTGCGGCCTTGGCGCCAGCGGTTATCGACTGGCCCTGGAGGCCGCCCTGGAACAGCTTGAAATACAGGCAACAGCTTGA
- a CDS encoding protein-disulfide reductase DsbD, whose translation MRRLLCLLLLVFALPATAAGLPDTRPSSTLGSINNSADFLPVREAFQLSLVDSTPQSIKLRFVATEGYYLYRHRFQFRTDTADVTLGTAQLPKGEQKHDEYFGDVEVYHGIVDVELPRTDQRAFTLAVTYQGCADKGLCYPPETERISIDGSGAPTPAKSWGWRELALFFLAGLGLTFTPCVLPMLPILSGVVLRDQVGGLRGFSLSLAYVLPMAACFALLGALMGMFGAQLNLQARLQSAWVLVPFATFFAVFALAMFGVFELKLPHFISNHLHRIAGRTQGGSLWGAAVLGMVSSLIVSPCVSAPLAGALLYISASGDAWGGALKLFVLGLGMGLPLIIVGTGGAALLPKSGPWMVLVKNIIGVLLLGTAIGLLSRVVPGPVTLILAGLLWAGVGLFLGALEFVYKPPRKRLAQLLGLFLLFYALACWYGAFSGQGDLLNPLARAPVVAGNSPAQSSGNWQTVSTPADLDRVLGEARSAGTPLLLDWYADWCISCKVIEREVLHDANVVERLKGYRLIRFDITASNAEQRALLDRYKLFGPPALMFFGKDGVERTDVRVIGEINATDFAERVAKANDRI comes from the coding sequence ATGCGCCGTTTGCTCTGCCTGCTGCTTCTGGTGTTCGCCCTGCCGGCCACCGCCGCCGGTTTACCGGACACTCGGCCCAGCTCCACCCTGGGCTCGATCAACAACAGCGCCGACTTCCTGCCGGTGCGCGAAGCCTTTCAACTGAGTCTGGTGGACAGCACTCCGCAATCGATCAAGCTGCGCTTCGTCGCCACCGAGGGCTATTACCTTTATCGCCATCGCTTCCAGTTTCGGACGGACACGGCTGACGTCACCCTCGGCACCGCGCAGTTGCCCAAGGGCGAACAGAAACACGACGAGTACTTCGGCGACGTCGAGGTCTATCACGGCATCGTCGACGTAGAGCTGCCGCGCACCGATCAACGGGCCTTCACGCTGGCCGTCACCTATCAGGGCTGCGCCGACAAAGGCCTGTGTTATCCGCCCGAGACCGAGCGTATCAGCATCGATGGCAGCGGCGCCCCGACGCCGGCAAAAAGCTGGGGCTGGCGTGAGCTGGCGCTGTTCTTTCTCGCCGGCCTGGGTTTGACGTTCACCCCCTGCGTTTTGCCAATGCTGCCGATCCTGTCCGGCGTGGTGCTGCGCGATCAGGTCGGGGGGCTGCGTGGTTTCAGCCTGTCACTGGCTTACGTATTGCCGATGGCCGCCTGCTTCGCCCTGCTGGGAGCCTTGATGGGGATGTTCGGCGCGCAGCTCAACCTTCAGGCGCGGTTGCAATCGGCGTGGGTGCTAGTGCCGTTCGCGACGTTTTTTGCAGTGTTCGCGCTGGCGATGTTCGGCGTGTTCGAACTGAAGTTGCCGCATTTCATCAGCAATCATCTGCATCGCATCGCCGGCCGCACTCAAGGCGGTTCGCTGTGGGGCGCAGCGGTGCTGGGGATGGTGTCGAGCCTGATCGTGTCGCCGTGCGTGTCGGCGCCATTGGCCGGCGCCTTGCTGTACATCAGCGCCAGCGGTGATGCGTGGGGCGGCGCGCTGAAACTGTTCGTACTGGGTCTGGGCATGGGCCTGCCGCTGATTATCGTGGGTACTGGCGGTGCTGCGCTGTTGCCGAAAAGCGGCCCGTGGATGGTGCTGGTCAAGAACATCATCGGCGTCTTGCTGCTGGGCACCGCGATCGGGCTGCTGAGCCGCGTGGTCCCCGGCCCGGTAACGTTGATCCTTGCCGGATTGCTCTGGGCCGGTGTCGGCCTGTTTCTCGGGGCGCTGGAGTTCGTCTACAAACCGCCAAGAAAACGCCTGGCGCAGTTGCTCGGCTTGTTCCTGCTGTTTTATGCGCTGGCCTGCTGGTACGGCGCTTTCAGCGGTCAAGGCGACTTGCTGAACCCGCTGGCCAGAGCGCCTGTTGTTGCCGGTAACAGCCCGGCTCAGTCCAGCGGCAACTGGCAAACCGTCAGCACCCCGGCGGACCTGGATCGTGTCCTCGGCGAGGCCAGATCCGCCGGCACGCCTCTGCTGCTCGACTGGTATGCCGACTGGTGCATCAGCTGCAAAGTCATCGAACGCGAGGTGCTTCACGACGCCAATGTCGTCGAACGTCTAAAAGGCTATCGGCTGATCCGCTTCGATATTACCGCCAGTAACGCCGAGCAACGCGCCCTGCTTGACCGATACAAACTATTCGGCCCACCGGCGCTGATGTTTTTCGGCAAGGACGGCGTCGAACGCACTGATGTGCGAGTGATTGGCGAGATCAATGCAACGGACTTCGCCGAACGTGTCGCCAAAGCGAATGACCGGATTTAA
- a CDS encoding Hcp family type VI secretion system effector — translation MPTPAFMTLQGERQGLISAGAFTEASVGNTYQSGREDQIMIQAFSHGIFVPKGPGAGRRMHKPLIITKAIDKATPLINIALCSGELLSLCRIECYRTSAQGMQEHFYTMELEGAVIVGAEIVMPHCQDPATSHLTQLEKVHFSYQRITWKHEISRTMGSDEWGVEA, via the coding sequence ATGCCAACCCCCGCCTTCATGACCCTGCAGGGTGAACGCCAAGGCCTGATCAGCGCTGGCGCCTTCACTGAAGCTTCGGTCGGCAACACCTACCAGTCGGGACGGGAGGATCAGATCATGATTCAGGCGTTCAGCCATGGCATTTTCGTTCCCAAAGGGCCGGGGGCAGGGCGGCGGATGCACAAGCCTTTGATCATCACCAAGGCCATCGACAAGGCCACGCCCCTGATCAACATCGCCTTGTGTTCCGGGGAGTTGCTCAGCCTCTGTCGCATTGAGTGCTATCGCACCTCGGCGCAGGGCATGCAGGAGCATTTCTATACGATGGAGCTCGAAGGCGCGGTGATCGTCGGCGCCGAAATCGTCATGCCGCATTGTCAGGATCCCGCCACGTCGCACCTTACCCAGCTGGAAAAGGTCCACTTCAGCTACCAGCGAATTACCTGGAAACACGAAATCAGCCGGACCATGGGCTCGGACGAGTGGGGCGTCGAGGCTTGA
- a CDS encoding DUF3426 domain-containing protein gives MTDSFVTQCPHCQTSFRVSHAQLSVARGVVRCGSCLQVFNAAKQLLEQRAGKEAVKPVAPVAPVVVEPPAQRAISQKQWTAAEMDLDNLDLDQELARLEQREIQPTTEFGRHREDSLSARRDSIEHDEQWSDSLFSESAADRAEAAEPTREAEPTTDSSKQSRTEPSLSLSLEPLDLDDEPKVPQLRLHDPIDTAAAHERLSAADDLDDDLPSIEPLRKKQPRGEPGVRAEVLQDLTDDPLQLDWQKRRSPWGRRLFWLLLIVLAAGALAGQYVAYHFDELARQDQYRPWFQQLCPEIGCTVPSKVDIAKIKSSNLVVRSHPDFSGALVVDAIIYNRAPFSQPFPLLELRFADLNGHLIASRRFKPGEYLNGDLEGLAEMPPQTPIHIALDILDPGPKAVNYSLSFHSPE, from the coding sequence ATGACCGACAGCTTCGTCACCCAGTGCCCGCATTGCCAAACCAGCTTCCGCGTCAGTCACGCTCAATTGAGCGTGGCGCGCGGGGTGGTTCGCTGCGGCTCGTGCCTGCAGGTGTTCAACGCCGCCAAGCAGTTGCTCGAACAGCGGGCCGGCAAGGAAGCGGTGAAACCGGTTGCGCCGGTTGCACCGGTCGTTGTCGAACCTCCGGCCCAGCGAGCCATCAGCCAAAAGCAGTGGACCGCCGCCGAGATGGACCTGGACAACCTTGATCTGGACCAGGAGCTCGCCCGGCTGGAACAGCGGGAAATCCAGCCGACCACCGAGTTTGGTCGTCACCGTGAAGACAGCCTGAGCGCACGCCGCGACAGTATCGAACACGACGAGCAGTGGTCCGACAGTCTGTTCAGTGAATCAGCCGCTGACCGTGCCGAAGCTGCCGAACCCACACGCGAAGCGGAACCCACCACGGACTCGAGCAAACAGTCGCGCACCGAGCCTTCGCTGTCGTTGTCGCTGGAACCACTGGACCTGGACGACGAACCCAAGGTGCCGCAACTGCGCCTGCACGACCCGATCGACACCGCCGCTGCGCACGAACGCCTGTCCGCCGCCGATGACCTTGATGACGATCTGCCATCTATCGAACCGCTGCGTAAAAAACAGCCGCGCGGCGAACCCGGTGTCCGCGCCGAAGTCCTGCAAGACCTGACCGACGACCCGCTGCAACTGGACTGGCAGAAACGCCGTTCGCCCTGGGGCCGACGCCTTTTCTGGCTGTTGCTGATCGTGCTGGCGGCCGGCGCACTGGCCGGTCAATACGTTGCTTATCATTTCGACGAACTGGCCCGTCAGGATCAGTACCGTCCGTGGTTCCAGCAACTGTGCCCGGAAATCGGCTGCACGGTGCCGTCCAAGGTTGATATCGCCAAAATCAAAAGCAGCAACCTGGTGGTGCGCAGCCATCCGGATTTCAGCGGTGCGCTGGTGGTCGATGCGATCATCTATAACCGCGCACCGTTCTCCCAGCCGTTCCCGCTGCTGGAACTGCGTTTCGCCGATCTCAATGGCCATCTGATTGCCAGTCGTCGGTTCAAACCCGGCGAATACCTCAACGGCGACCTCGAAGGCCTGGCCGAAATGCCGCCGCAAACACCCATCCATATCGCCCTGGACATCCTCGATCCGGGCCCGAAAGCGGTGAATTACAGCCTGAGCTTCCACTCCCCGGAGTGA
- a CDS encoding methyl-accepting chemotaxis protein, with amino-acid sequence MRLKLLTNLNTLLLVAVCVALGATLWWSQKALERPYLLMERYLGLSQQFQNEVARNIEDYLSSGDALRLSSASQAIDGLQKELSELPPALANSLSPSLSSLEEFSKTDLLAAGKLAGDPQALLLQAERELGASLDQLSQYANGNAAYTTPLLAASRHLATLSLARDKLVSSGRSELTADVEREVSSIHAQAEQLNTLPLLGVAASTESNSDDFSAMMGLENTEKTAAEDAGVGLKREFNSLLTRYPAELARTREQIHKRAELSAATHLKITAVQQAIAGLEPVVRAQHGQIQSEVRLMQGVMIGLILLIALLIDTLQRRLARTLTNLAPALSTWAEGDFSQDIQLGKTNRELHDIQASLNRLRAYLVDLVGTIRLNAEQVAGSSRTLAELSNDLHSGAEHQASDTALIRDSLGELEATIQQVAGDASQAADASRNAGLAVEHGQKVIGLSLTGLHALVGEVQGNAQMIEHLAEESATIGGVLTVIRSIADQTNLLALNAAIEAARAGEMGRGFAVVAEEVRSLAQRTAGATAEIQTLIAGLQTAARQSVEGMRAQVEHAEATANQAQAADGALDKIVGAIQTIADTAVRIADVTAQQSGAVSEIRDHSERIHQLGGDNLLRIGEGREQGENLLVLGGRLHTAVQAFRV; translated from the coding sequence ATGCGCCTGAAGCTGCTGACCAATCTCAACACCCTCCTGCTCGTCGCCGTCTGCGTGGCCCTCGGCGCCACCCTGTGGTGGTCGCAAAAAGCCCTGGAGCGGCCCTATCTGCTGATGGAGCGCTACCTGGGGTTGTCGCAGCAATTTCAAAATGAGGTGGCGCGCAACATTGAGGACTATCTGTCCAGCGGCGACGCCCTGCGCCTGAGCAGCGCCAGCCAGGCCATCGATGGCCTGCAAAAGGAACTGAGCGAATTGCCGCCCGCGCTGGCCAACAGCTTGAGCCCGAGCCTGTCGAGCCTGGAAGAATTCAGCAAGACCGACCTGCTGGCCGCTGGCAAACTCGCCGGTGACCCGCAAGCGCTGTTGCTGCAAGCCGAACGGGAGCTGGGGGCCAGCCTCGATCAGCTCAGCCAGTACGCCAACGGCAACGCGGCCTATACGACGCCCTTGCTCGCGGCGTCCCGGCATTTGGCCACGCTGTCGCTGGCACGGGACAAACTGGTCAGCAGCGGGCGCAGCGAACTGACCGCCGATGTCGAGCGCGAAGTCAGCAGCATCCACGCCCAGGCCGAACAACTGAATACGTTGCCGCTGCTCGGCGTCGCCGCCAGCACGGAATCGAACAGCGATGATTTCTCGGCAATGATGGGCCTGGAAAACACCGAAAAAACCGCCGCCGAGGACGCCGGTGTCGGGCTCAAGCGCGAATTCAACAGTTTACTCACCCGTTACCCGGCGGAGCTGGCCCGCACCCGCGAGCAGATCCACAAACGCGCCGAACTCAGCGCCGCCACCCACCTGAAGATCACCGCCGTACAGCAAGCCATCGCCGGGCTGGAACCGGTCGTGCGCGCCCAGCACGGGCAGATCCAGAGCGAAGTGCGCTTGATGCAAGGTGTGATGATCGGCCTGATCCTGCTGATTGCGCTGCTGATCGACACCTTGCAACGGCGTCTGGCGCGCACCCTGACCAACCTCGCCCCCGCCCTCTCGACCTGGGCCGAAGGCGATTTCAGTCAGGACATTCAACTGGGCAAGACCAACCGTGAGCTGCATGACATTCAGGCCTCGCTCAACCGCCTGCGCGCCTATCTGGTGGACCTGGTGGGGACCATTCGCCTGAATGCCGAGCAGGTGGCCGGCAGCAGCCGCACCCTGGCCGAACTGAGCAACGACTTGCACAGCGGCGCCGAGCATCAGGCCAGCGATACGGCGCTGATCCGCGATTCTCTCGGCGAACTGGAGGCGACCATCCAACAGGTGGCCGGCGATGCCAGCCAAGCCGCCGATGCCAGCCGTAATGCCGGGCTGGCGGTGGAGCATGGGCAGAAGGTCATCGGCCTGAGCCTCACCGGGCTGCACGCGCTCGTGGGCGAGGTGCAAGGCAATGCGCAGATGATCGAACATCTGGCTGAAGAGTCGGCGACCATCGGCGGCGTGCTGACGGTGATCCGTTCGATTGCAGACCAGACCAACCTTCTGGCCCTGAACGCCGCCATCGAAGCCGCCCGCGCCGGGGAGATGGGACGGGGTTTTGCCGTGGTGGCCGAAGAAGTGCGCTCACTGGCGCAGCGTACCGCCGGTGCCACGGCCGAGATCCAGACCCTGATCGCCGGCCTGCAAACGGCGGCGCGGCAATCGGTAGAAGGCATGCGCGCGCAGGTCGAACATGCCGAAGCGACTGCCAATCAGGCGCAAGCTGCCGACGGGGCGCTGGATAAAATCGTCGGCGCTATCCAGACGATTGCCGACACCGCGGTACGGATCGCCGATGTCACGGCCCAGCAGAGTGGCGCGGTCAGTGAGATTCGTGATCACAGTGAGCGGATTCACCAGTTGGGCGGGGATAACTTGCTGCGCATTGGTGAGGGACGCGAGCAGGGGGAGAATTTGCTGGTGTTGGGTGGGCGACTGCATACGGCTGTTCAGGCCTTTCGTGTCTGA
- the accC gene encoding acetyl-CoA carboxylase biotin carboxylase subunit: MTAKLEKVLIANRGEIALRILRACKEMGIKTVAVYSKADKELMHLGLADESVCIGPASAAQSYLHIPAIIAAAEVTGATAIHPGYGFLAENADFAEQVENSGFAFIGPKADTIRLMGDKVSAKHAMIAAGVPTVPGSDGPLPEDEETALRIGREVGYPVIIKAAGGGGGRGMRVVHKEEDLISFAKLTRTEAGAAFGNPMVYLEKFLTNPRHVEVQVLSDGQGHAIHLGDRDCSLQRRHQKVLEEAPAPGIDEKARAEVLARCVKACIDINYRGAGTFEFLYENGAFYFIEMNTRVQVEHPVSEMVTGIDIVKEMLSIAAGNKLSYTQEDVVIRGHSLECRINAEDPKTFMPSPGTVKHFHAPGGNGVRVDSHLYSGYAVPPNYDSLIGKLITYGATRDEAMARMRNALDEIVVDGIKTNIPLHRDLVRDEGFCKGGVNIHYLEHKLASQH; the protein is encoded by the coding sequence ATGACTGCGAAGTTGGAAAAAGTTCTGATCGCCAACCGCGGTGAGATTGCCCTGCGGATCCTGCGTGCCTGCAAAGAGATGGGCATCAAGACTGTCGCCGTTTACTCCAAGGCTGACAAAGAGCTGATGCACCTGGGCCTGGCAGACGAATCCGTCTGCATCGGTCCGGCCTCGGCCGCCCAGTCTTACCTGCACATCCCGGCCATCATCGCCGCCGCCGAAGTGACCGGCGCTACCGCCATTCACCCAGGCTACGGTTTCCTTGCGGAAAACGCTGATTTCGCCGAACAGGTCGAGAACTCCGGCTTCGCCTTCATTGGCCCGAAAGCCGACACCATTCGCCTGATGGGCGACAAGGTATCGGCCAAGCACGCCATGATTGCTGCCGGCGTGCCTACCGTTCCGGGTTCTGACGGCCCGCTGCCGGAAGACGAAGAAACCGCCCTGCGCATTGGTCGTGAAGTCGGTTATCCGGTGATCATCAAGGCCGCTGGCGGCGGTGGTGGTCGCGGCATGCGCGTGGTGCATAAAGAAGAAGACCTGATTTCTTTCGCAAAACTGACCCGCACCGAAGCTGGCGCGGCGTTCGGCAACCCGATGGTCTATCTGGAAAAATTCCTGACCAACCCACGTCACGTGGAAGTCCAGGTGCTTTCCGACGGTCAGGGCCACGCCATCCATCTGGGCGACCGCGATTGCTCGCTGCAACGTCGTCACCAGAAAGTTCTCGAAGAAGCGCCGGCACCGGGCATCGACGAGAAAGCACGAGCTGAAGTCCTCGCACGCTGCGTCAAGGCCTGCATCGACATCAACTACCGTGGCGCGGGCACTTTCGAGTTCCTGTACGAGAACGGCGCGTTCTATTTCATCGAAATGAACACCCGCGTTCAGGTTGAGCACCCGGTTTCGGAAATGGTCACTGGCATCGACATCGTCAAGGAGATGCTCAGCATCGCCGCTGGCAACAAGTTGTCGTATACCCAGGAAGATGTGGTTATCCGCGGTCACTCGCTGGAATGCCGGATCAACGCCGAAGACCCGAAAACCTTCATGCCAAGCCCAGGCACGGTCAAGCATTTCCACGCTCCAGGCGGCAACGGCGTTCGCGTCGATTCGCACCTGTACAGTGGTTATGCCGTTCCGCCGAACTACGACTCGTTGATCGGCAAGCTGATCACCTACGGCGCAACCCGTGACGAAGCCATGGCGCGCATGCGCAATGCGCTGGACGAAATCGTGGTTGACGGGATCAAGACCAACATCCCGTTGCACCGTGATCTGGTTCGCGATGAAGGCTTCTGCAAAGGTGGAGTCAACATCCACTACCTGGAACACAAGCTGGCCAGCCAGCATTAA
- the accB gene encoding acetyl-CoA carboxylase biotin carboxyl carrier protein yields the protein MDIRKVKKLIELLEESGIDELEIKEGEESVRISRHSKTPAQQYYAPAPMQAPAAAPVAAAPVAAAPAAPAAPVLNGTVARSPMVGTFYRKSSPSSPSFVEVGQTVKKGDTLCIVEAMKMMNHIEAETSGVIESILVEDGQPVEYDQPLFTIV from the coding sequence ATGGATATCCGTAAAGTTAAGAAACTGATCGAACTGCTGGAAGAGTCCGGCATCGACGAGCTCGAGATCAAGGAAGGCGAAGAGTCCGTACGCATCAGCCGTCACAGCAAGACCCCGGCTCAGCAGTACTACGCACCGGCTCCAATGCAGGCACCGGCCGCCGCGCCAGTAGCAGCTGCACCGGTTGCCGCAGCGCCAGCAGCACCGGCCGCCCCAGTGCTGAATGGCACCGTTGCCCGTTCGCCGATGGTCGGTACTTTCTATCGCAAATCTTCTCCAAGCTCGCCGTCCTTCGTTGAAGTCGGCCAGACCGTGAAGAAAGGCGACACCCTGTGCATCGTCGAAGCCATGAAGATGATGAACCACATCGAAGCTGAAACCAGCGGTGTGATCGAATCCATCCTCGTCGAAGACGGCCAGCCGGTTGAGTACGACCAACCGCTGTTCACCATCGTTTGA
- the prmA gene encoding 50S ribosomal protein L11 methyltransferase: protein MPWLQVRLAISPEQAETYEDAFLEVGAVSVTFMDAEDQPIFEPELNTTPLWSHTHLLALFEGGTEAASVLAHLELLTGSPLPEHHSEVIEDQDWERSWMDGFQPMRFGQRLWIVPSWHAAPEPDAVNLLLDPGLAFGTGTHPTTALCLEWLDGQDLKDCNVLDFGCGSGILAIAALLLGAKEAVGTDIDVQALEASRDNAGRNNIAEALFPLYLPQDLPQVQADVLVANILAGPLVSLAPQLSSLVKTGGRLALSGILAEQGEDVAAAYAQDFDLDPIANRDGWVRITGRRR, encoded by the coding sequence ATGCCTTGGCTGCAAGTCCGTCTCGCCATCAGCCCAGAACAAGCCGAAACCTACGAAGACGCCTTCCTTGAAGTGGGCGCCGTGTCGGTGACCTTCATGGACGCCGAAGACCAGCCGATCTTCGAGCCGGAACTCAACACCACCCCGCTGTGGTCGCACACGCATCTGCTGGCCCTGTTCGAAGGTGGCACCGAAGCCGCCAGCGTACTGGCACACCTGGAGCTGCTGACCGGCAGCCCGTTGCCCGAGCATCACAGCGAAGTGATCGAGGACCAGGACTGGGAACGCAGCTGGATGGACGGTTTCCAGCCAATGCGTTTCGGCCAGCGCCTGTGGATTGTGCCGAGCTGGCACGCCGCACCTGAACCGGACGCGGTAAACCTGCTGCTGGACCCGGGCCTGGCGTTCGGCACCGGCACCCATCCGACCACCGCCCTGTGTCTGGAATGGCTCGACGGTCAGGACCTCAAGGACTGCAACGTGCTCGACTTCGGTTGCGGCTCGGGCATTCTGGCGATTGCCGCCCTGTTGCTGGGCGCCAAGGAAGCCGTCGGCACCGACATCGACGTGCAAGCCCTGGAAGCATCCCGCGACAACGCCGGGCGTAACAACATCGCCGAAGCCCTGTTCCCGCTGTACTTGCCGCAAGATCTGCCGCAGGTCCAGGCCGACGTGCTGGTCGCCAACATCCTGGCCGGCCCGCTGGTTTCCCTGGCGCCGCAACTGTCCAGCCTGGTCAAGACCGGCGGGCGCCTGGCGCTGTCGGGCATCCTCGCCGAGCAAGGCGAAGACGTCGCTGCCGCCTACGCTCAGGATTTCGATCTGGACCCGATTGCCAATCGCGATGGCTGGGTGCGCATCACTGGCCGTCGGCGCTAG
- the gcbA gene encoding diguanylate cyclase GcbA, translated as MTEPEDPSRERLKHHFAQRVIHQARQILEIWQRLQRSEWSTTDLSELSEANLRLLRFAERFEQPEHTQLARHIGQSLEAVDANRGRLSSGLITDLNRLMQRLSRTGLRHGDQLDQTFLPPLRKPIYVMLQDHDRAERLAKQLEFFGLTAQSLDSVAAFRSSMIERLPAAIVMDVDFSGSGIGLQLAAEAQVGLDEPLPLLFFSLHETDTPTRLAAVRAGGQEFLTGTLEASSLLEKIEVLTCVAQYEPYKVLIIDDSRAQALHTERLLNSAGIVTRTLIEPIQAMAELADFQPDLIILDMYMPACTGTELAKVIRHNDRYVSVPIIYLSAEDDLDKQLDAMSEGGDDFLTKPIKPRHLITTVRNRAARARNLKARMVRDSLTGLYNHTHILQLLEDCSFRARRESKPLSFAMLDIDHFKRVNDSHGHPMGDRVIKSLALFLKQRLRKTDFIGRYGGEEFAIVMPDTDIEAAHKVLDEIRQRFAEIHYPAPPQDLWCTFSAGVVELREDSDSLMMASQADEALYRAKDAGRNRVQAARESKQSATFSSESTDSVITL; from the coding sequence ATGACCGAGCCAGAAGACCCCAGCCGTGAGCGCCTCAAGCACCACTTTGCCCAGCGGGTAATTCATCAGGCACGTCAGATTCTTGAGATATGGCAGCGCCTGCAACGCAGTGAGTGGTCCACCACCGATTTGTCCGAACTGAGCGAGGCCAACCTGCGCCTGCTGCGCTTTGCCGAGCGTTTCGAACAACCGGAACACACTCAGCTGGCGCGCCACATCGGCCAGTCGCTGGAGGCTGTCGACGCCAATCGCGGCCGTCTGAGCAGCGGCTTGATCACTGACCTCAATCGCCTGATGCAACGCTTGTCGCGCACCGGCCTGCGCCACGGCGATCAACTCGATCAGACGTTCCTGCCGCCACTGCGCAAGCCGATCTACGTGATGCTGCAAGATCACGACCGCGCCGAGCGCCTGGCCAAGCAGCTGGAATTTTTCGGCCTCACCGCGCAGTCCCTGGACAGCGTCGCGGCGTTCCGCTCTTCGATGATCGAACGGCTGCCCGCGGCGATCGTCATGGACGTCGACTTCAGCGGCTCCGGCATCGGCCTGCAACTGGCGGCCGAAGCTCAGGTCGGCCTGGACGAACCGTTGCCGCTGCTGTTCTTCAGCCTGCACGAAACCGACACCCCCACCCGCCTCGCCGCCGTGCGCGCCGGCGGCCAGGAATTCCTCACTGGCACCCTCGAAGCGTCGAGCCTGCTGGAAAAGATTGAAGTGCTGACCTGCGTTGCCCAGTACGAACCTTATAAAGTGCTGATCATCGACGACTCCCGCGCCCAGGCCCTGCACACCGAACGCCTGCTCAACAGCGCCGGCATCGTCACCCGCACCCTGATCGAGCCGATCCAGGCCATGGCCGAGCTGGCGGATTTCCAGCCGGACCTGATCATCCTCGACATGTACATGCCGGCCTGCACCGGCACCGAACTGGCCAAGGTCATTCGTCATAACGACCGCTACGTCAGCGTGCCGATCATTTACCTGTCGGCCGAAGATGACCTGGACAAGCAGCTCGATGCCATGAGCGAGGGCGGCGACGACTTCCTGACCAAACCGATCAAGCCCCGGCACCTGATCACCACCGTGCGCAACCGCGCGGCGCGGGCGCGAAACCTGAAAGCGCGGATGGTGCGCGACAGCCTCACCGGCCTCTACAACCACACGCACATTCTGCAATTGCTCGAAGACTGTTCGTTCCGCGCCCGCCGCGAGAGCAAGCCGCTGAGCTTTGCGATGCTCGACATCGACCACTTCAAACGCGTCAACGACAGCCACGGCCACCCCATGGGCGACCGGGTGATCAAGAGTCTGGCGCTGTTTCTCAAGCAACGGCTGCGCAAGACCGACTTCATCGGCCGTTACGGCGGTGAGGAATTCGCCATCGTCATGCCGGACACCGATATCGAAGCGGCGCACAAAGTGCTCGATGAAATCCGTCAGCGCTTTGCCGAAATCCACTACCCCGCGCCACCTCAGGACCTGTGGTGCACCTTCAGCGCCGGCGTGGTGGAGCTGCGCGAAGACTCGGACAGCCTGATGATGGCCAGCCAGGCCGACGAGGCGCTGTACCGCGCCAAGGACGCCGGGCGCAATCGCGTACAGGCGGCACGGGAATCAAAGCAAAGTGCCACTTTTTCATCGGAAAGCACCGATTCGGTCATAACCCTGTAA